The Pelodiscus sinensis isolate JC-2024 unplaced genomic scaffold, ASM4963464v1 ctg59, whole genome shotgun sequence genome includes a window with the following:
- the LOC102450444 gene encoding adiponectin receptor protein 2-like isoform X5 → MQPLLGEDARQQGAEVGAEPAGWGDAAEWGAEEPDDVDPVRVLTLPLQAQQAMGRMEEFVIKVWEGRWKVIPHDVLPDWLKDNDFLLHGHRPPMPSFRACFRSIFRLHTETGNIWTHLIGFIFFLALGIGYMFSPNMNYVAPVQERVVFGTFFLGANLCLCFSWLFHTVYCHSERVSRAFSKLDYSGITLLIVGSFVPWLYYSFYCSPQPQLIYLVIVCALGITAITVSQSDRFSTPQYRAVRAGVFLGLGLSGMVPTLHFLLVEGLARAARTGQIGWLFLMALLYILGAALYAARVPERFFPGKCDIWFHSHQIFHVLVVAGACVHLHGVSQLQAFRSSLGGTCSQSTVL, encoded by the exons ATGCAACCGCTGCTGGGGGAGGACGCCAGGCAG cagggggcagaggtgggagccGAGCCAGCAGGATGGGGGGACGCTGCGGAGTGGGGAGCCGAGGAGCCGGACGACGTGGACCCCGTGCGAGTCCTGACGCTGCCACTCCAGGCCCAGCAGGCCATGGGGAGGATGGAGGAGTTTGTCATTAAG GTGTGGGAGGGGCGCTGGAAAGTCATCCCCCATGACGTGCTTCCCGACTGGCTGAAGGACAACGACTTCCTTCTTCACGGGCACCGGCCGCCCATGCCCTCCTTCCGCGCCTGCTTCCGCAGCATCTTCCGCCTGCACACGGAGACCGGCAACATCTGGACGCACCTCATCG GCTTCATCTTCTTCCTCGCCTTGGGCATCGGCTACATGTTCAGCCCCAACATGAACTACGTGGCCCCCGTGCAGGAGCGTGTCGTCTTCGGGACCTTCTTCCTGGGAGCCAACCTCTGCCTCTGCTTCTCCTGGCTCTTCCACACGGTGTACTGCCACTCCGAGAGGGTGTCCCGCGCCTTCTCCAA GCTGGATTACTCAGGCATCACCTTGCTGATCGTGGGCAGCTTCGTGCCCTGGCTGTACTACTCCTTCTACTGctcgccccagccccagctcatcTACCTCGTCATCGTCTGCGCGCTGGGCATCACGGCCATCACCGTGTCCCAGTCGGACCGCTTCTCCACGCCCCAGTACCGCGCTGTGCGGGCAG GCGTGTTCCTGGGCCTGGGGCTCAGCGGGATGGTTCCCAccctgcacttcctgctggtcgaggggctggcccgggcggCGAGGACGGGGCAGATTGGCTGGCTCTTCCTCATGGCGCTGCTCTACATCCTGGGCGCGGCGCTGTACGCCGCCCGCGTGCCCGAGCGCTTCTTCCCCGGCAAGTGCGACATCTGG TTCCACTCCCACCAGATCTTCCACGTGCTGGTGGTGGCAGGCGCCTGCGTCCATCTCCACGGGGTCTCCCAGCTCCAGGCCTTCCGCTCCTCGCTGGGGGGCACCTGCAGCCAGAGCACCGTGCTGTGA
- the LOC102450444 gene encoding adiponectin receptor protein 1-like isoform X2 yields the protein MQPLLGEDARQGAEVGAEPAGWGDAAEWGAEEPDDVDPVRVLTLPLQAQQAMGRMEEFVIKVWEGRWKVIPHDVLPDWLKDNDFLLHGHRPPMPSFRACFRSIFRLHTETGNIWTHLIGFIFFLALGIGYMFSPNMNYVAPVQERVVFGTFFLGANLCLCFSWLFHTVYCHSERVSRAFSKLDYSGITLLIVGSFVPWLYYSFYCSPQPQLIYLVIVCALGITAITVSQSDRFSTPQYRAVRAGVFLGLGLSGMVPTLHFLLVEGLARAARTGQIGWLFLMALLYILGAALYAARVPERFFPVPLPPDLPRAGGGRRLRPSPRGLPAPGLPLLAGGHLQPEHRAVSPLPRGARPHPHARPPDPTHRPWPSTCSCPGGVASEATQGVLPLRGVASGTKHPIAALDSGPDTPTNPVLQQLITGQSAGPQVTTSPLAHQEGGLGHRPTNDRVVMS from the exons ATGCAACCGCTGCTGGGGGAGGACGCCAGGCAG ggggcagaggtgggagccGAGCCAGCAGGATGGGGGGACGCTGCGGAGTGGGGAGCCGAGGAGCCGGACGACGTGGACCCCGTGCGAGTCCTGACGCTGCCACTCCAGGCCCAGCAGGCCATGGGGAGGATGGAGGAGTTTGTCATTAAG GTGTGGGAGGGGCGCTGGAAAGTCATCCCCCATGACGTGCTTCCCGACTGGCTGAAGGACAACGACTTCCTTCTTCACGGGCACCGGCCGCCCATGCCCTCCTTCCGCGCCTGCTTCCGCAGCATCTTCCGCCTGCACACGGAGACCGGCAACATCTGGACGCACCTCATCG GCTTCATCTTCTTCCTCGCCTTGGGCATCGGCTACATGTTCAGCCCCAACATGAACTACGTGGCCCCCGTGCAGGAGCGTGTCGTCTTCGGGACCTTCTTCCTGGGAGCCAACCTCTGCCTCTGCTTCTCCTGGCTCTTCCACACGGTGTACTGCCACTCCGAGAGGGTGTCCCGCGCCTTCTCCAA GCTGGATTACTCAGGCATCACCTTGCTGATCGTGGGCAGCTTCGTGCCCTGGCTGTACTACTCCTTCTACTGctcgccccagccccagctcatcTACCTCGTCATCGTCTGCGCGCTGGGCATCACGGCCATCACCGTGTCCCAGTCGGACCGCTTCTCCACGCCCCAGTACCGCGCTGTGCGGGCAG GCGTGTTCCTGGGCCTGGGGCTCAGCGGGATGGTTCCCAccctgcacttcctgctggtcgaggggctggcccgggcggCGAGGACGGGGCAGATTGGCTGGCTCTTCCTCATGGCGCTGCTCTACATCCTGGGCGCGGCGCTGTACGCCGCCCGCGTGCCCGAGCGCTTCTTCCCCG TTCCACTCCCACCAGATCTTCCACGTGCTGGTGGTGGCAGGCGCCTGCGTCCATCTCCACGGGGTCTCCCAGCTCCAGGCCTTCCGCTCCTCGCTGGGGGGCACCTGCAGCCAGAGCACCGTGCTGTGAGCCCCCTGCCCCGAGGcgccagaccccacccccacgccaGGCCGCCGGATCCGACCCACAGGCCGTGGCCgagcacctgctcctgccctgggggcgtggcctcagaggccacccaAGGAGTGCTGCCACTGAGGGGCGTGGCCTCTGGCACCAAGCACCCAATCGCAGCGCTGGATTCAGGGCCTGACACACCGACCAATCCCGTCCTCCAGCAGCTAATCACAGGACAGAGCGCGGGACCTCAGGTGACCACCAGCCCATTGGCCCACCAGGAGGGTGGCCTGGGACACCGACCAACCAATGACAGAGTAGTGATGTCATAG
- the LOC102450444 gene encoding adiponectin receptor protein 1-like isoform X1, with translation MQPLLGEDARQQGAEVGAEPAGWGDAAEWGAEEPDDVDPVRVLTLPLQAQQAMGRMEEFVIKVWEGRWKVIPHDVLPDWLKDNDFLLHGHRPPMPSFRACFRSIFRLHTETGNIWTHLIGFIFFLALGIGYMFSPNMNYVAPVQERVVFGTFFLGANLCLCFSWLFHTVYCHSERVSRAFSKLDYSGITLLIVGSFVPWLYYSFYCSPQPQLIYLVIVCALGITAITVSQSDRFSTPQYRAVRAGVFLGLGLSGMVPTLHFLLVEGLARAARTGQIGWLFLMALLYILGAALYAARVPERFFPVPLPPDLPRAGGGRRLRPSPRGLPAPGLPLLAGGHLQPEHRAVSPLPRGARPHPHARPPDPTHRPWPSTCSCPGGVASEATQGVLPLRGVASGTKHPIAALDSGPDTPTNPVLQQLITGQSAGPQVTTSPLAHQEGGLGHRPTNDRVVMS, from the exons ATGCAACCGCTGCTGGGGGAGGACGCCAGGCAG cagggggcagaggtgggagccGAGCCAGCAGGATGGGGGGACGCTGCGGAGTGGGGAGCCGAGGAGCCGGACGACGTGGACCCCGTGCGAGTCCTGACGCTGCCACTCCAGGCCCAGCAGGCCATGGGGAGGATGGAGGAGTTTGTCATTAAG GTGTGGGAGGGGCGCTGGAAAGTCATCCCCCATGACGTGCTTCCCGACTGGCTGAAGGACAACGACTTCCTTCTTCACGGGCACCGGCCGCCCATGCCCTCCTTCCGCGCCTGCTTCCGCAGCATCTTCCGCCTGCACACGGAGACCGGCAACATCTGGACGCACCTCATCG GCTTCATCTTCTTCCTCGCCTTGGGCATCGGCTACATGTTCAGCCCCAACATGAACTACGTGGCCCCCGTGCAGGAGCGTGTCGTCTTCGGGACCTTCTTCCTGGGAGCCAACCTCTGCCTCTGCTTCTCCTGGCTCTTCCACACGGTGTACTGCCACTCCGAGAGGGTGTCCCGCGCCTTCTCCAA GCTGGATTACTCAGGCATCACCTTGCTGATCGTGGGCAGCTTCGTGCCCTGGCTGTACTACTCCTTCTACTGctcgccccagccccagctcatcTACCTCGTCATCGTCTGCGCGCTGGGCATCACGGCCATCACCGTGTCCCAGTCGGACCGCTTCTCCACGCCCCAGTACCGCGCTGTGCGGGCAG GCGTGTTCCTGGGCCTGGGGCTCAGCGGGATGGTTCCCAccctgcacttcctgctggtcgaggggctggcccgggcggCGAGGACGGGGCAGATTGGCTGGCTCTTCCTCATGGCGCTGCTCTACATCCTGGGCGCGGCGCTGTACGCCGCCCGCGTGCCCGAGCGCTTCTTCCCCG TTCCACTCCCACCAGATCTTCCACGTGCTGGTGGTGGCAGGCGCCTGCGTCCATCTCCACGGGGTCTCCCAGCTCCAGGCCTTCCGCTCCTCGCTGGGGGGCACCTGCAGCCAGAGCACCGTGCTGTGAGCCCCCTGCCCCGAGGcgccagaccccacccccacgccaGGCCGCCGGATCCGACCCACAGGCCGTGGCCgagcacctgctcctgccctgggggcgtggcctcagaggccacccaAGGAGTGCTGCCACTGAGGGGCGTGGCCTCTGGCACCAAGCACCCAATCGCAGCGCTGGATTCAGGGCCTGACACACCGACCAATCCCGTCCTCCAGCAGCTAATCACAGGACAGAGCGCGGGACCTCAGGTGACCACCAGCCCATTGGCCCACCAGGAGGGTGGCCTGGGACACCGACCAACCAATGACAGAGTAGTGATGTCATAG
- the LOC102450444 gene encoding adiponectin receptor protein 1-like isoform X3, which translates to MLQGAGGRRTGLEGGERAGASPGSELGTSQPHQTMGSGDGKATRDASTSTEEDKVWRKVWEGRWKVIPHDVLPDWLKDNDFLLHGHRPPMPSFRACFRSIFRLHTETGNIWTHLIGFIFFLALGIGYMFSPNMNYVAPVQERVVFGTFFLGANLCLCFSWLFHTVYCHSERVSRAFSKLDYSGITLLIVGSFVPWLYYSFYCSPQPQLIYLVIVCALGITAITVSQSDRFSTPQYRAVRAGVFLGLGLSGMVPTLHFLLVEGLARAARTGQIGWLFLMALLYILGAALYAARVPERFFPVPLPPDLPRAGGGRRLRPSPRGLPAPGLPLLAGGHLQPEHRAVSPLPRGARPHPHARPPDPTHRPWPSTCSCPGGVASEATQGVLPLRGVASGTKHPIAALDSGPDTPTNPVLQQLITGQSAGPQVTTSPLAHQEGGLGHRPTNDRVVMS; encoded by the exons ATGCTccagggagccgggggcaggcgcacagggctggaggggggcgaAAGGGCTGGGGCCTCACCAGGCTCGGAGCTTgggaccagccagccccaccagaccatggggagtggggacgggaaagCAACCAGAGACGCCAGCACCAGCACTGAGGAGGACAAGGTCTGGAGAAAG GTGTGGGAGGGGCGCTGGAAAGTCATCCCCCATGACGTGCTTCCCGACTGGCTGAAGGACAACGACTTCCTTCTTCACGGGCACCGGCCGCCCATGCCCTCCTTCCGCGCCTGCTTCCGCAGCATCTTCCGCCTGCACACGGAGACCGGCAACATCTGGACGCACCTCATCG GCTTCATCTTCTTCCTCGCCTTGGGCATCGGCTACATGTTCAGCCCCAACATGAACTACGTGGCCCCCGTGCAGGAGCGTGTCGTCTTCGGGACCTTCTTCCTGGGAGCCAACCTCTGCCTCTGCTTCTCCTGGCTCTTCCACACGGTGTACTGCCACTCCGAGAGGGTGTCCCGCGCCTTCTCCAA GCTGGATTACTCAGGCATCACCTTGCTGATCGTGGGCAGCTTCGTGCCCTGGCTGTACTACTCCTTCTACTGctcgccccagccccagctcatcTACCTCGTCATCGTCTGCGCGCTGGGCATCACGGCCATCACCGTGTCCCAGTCGGACCGCTTCTCCACGCCCCAGTACCGCGCTGTGCGGGCAG GCGTGTTCCTGGGCCTGGGGCTCAGCGGGATGGTTCCCAccctgcacttcctgctggtcgaggggctggcccgggcggCGAGGACGGGGCAGATTGGCTGGCTCTTCCTCATGGCGCTGCTCTACATCCTGGGCGCGGCGCTGTACGCCGCCCGCGTGCCCGAGCGCTTCTTCCCCG TTCCACTCCCACCAGATCTTCCACGTGCTGGTGGTGGCAGGCGCCTGCGTCCATCTCCACGGGGTCTCCCAGCTCCAGGCCTTCCGCTCCTCGCTGGGGGGCACCTGCAGCCAGAGCACCGTGCTGTGAGCCCCCTGCCCCGAGGcgccagaccccacccccacgccaGGCCGCCGGATCCGACCCACAGGCCGTGGCCgagcacctgctcctgccctgggggcgtggcctcagaggccacccaAGGAGTGCTGCCACTGAGGGGCGTGGCCTCTGGCACCAAGCACCCAATCGCAGCGCTGGATTCAGGGCCTGACACACCGACCAATCCCGTCCTCCAGCAGCTAATCACAGGACAGAGCGCGGGACCTCAGGTGACCACCAGCCCATTGGCCCACCAGGAGGGTGGCCTGGGACACCGACCAACCAATGACAGAGTAGTGATGTCATAG
- the LOC102450444 gene encoding adiponectin receptor protein 1-like isoform X4 has protein sequence MLQGAGGRRTGLEGGERAGASPGSELGTSQPHQTMGSGDGKATRDASTSTEEDKVWEGRWKVIPHDVLPDWLKDNDFLLHGHRPPMPSFRACFRSIFRLHTETGNIWTHLIGFIFFLALGIGYMFSPNMNYVAPVQERVVFGTFFLGANLCLCFSWLFHTVYCHSERVSRAFSKLDYSGITLLIVGSFVPWLYYSFYCSPQPQLIYLVIVCALGITAITVSQSDRFSTPQYRAVRAGVFLGLGLSGMVPTLHFLLVEGLARAARTGQIGWLFLMALLYILGAALYAARVPERFFPVPLPPDLPRAGGGRRLRPSPRGLPAPGLPLLAGGHLQPEHRAVSPLPRGARPHPHARPPDPTHRPWPSTCSCPGGVASEATQGVLPLRGVASGTKHPIAALDSGPDTPTNPVLQQLITGQSAGPQVTTSPLAHQEGGLGHRPTNDRVVMS, from the exons ATGCTccagggagccgggggcaggcgcacagggctggaggggggcgaAAGGGCTGGGGCCTCACCAGGCTCGGAGCTTgggaccagccagccccaccagaccatggggagtggggacgggaaagCAACCAGAGACGCCAGCACCAGCACTGAGGAGGACAAG GTGTGGGAGGGGCGCTGGAAAGTCATCCCCCATGACGTGCTTCCCGACTGGCTGAAGGACAACGACTTCCTTCTTCACGGGCACCGGCCGCCCATGCCCTCCTTCCGCGCCTGCTTCCGCAGCATCTTCCGCCTGCACACGGAGACCGGCAACATCTGGACGCACCTCATCG GCTTCATCTTCTTCCTCGCCTTGGGCATCGGCTACATGTTCAGCCCCAACATGAACTACGTGGCCCCCGTGCAGGAGCGTGTCGTCTTCGGGACCTTCTTCCTGGGAGCCAACCTCTGCCTCTGCTTCTCCTGGCTCTTCCACACGGTGTACTGCCACTCCGAGAGGGTGTCCCGCGCCTTCTCCAA GCTGGATTACTCAGGCATCACCTTGCTGATCGTGGGCAGCTTCGTGCCCTGGCTGTACTACTCCTTCTACTGctcgccccagccccagctcatcTACCTCGTCATCGTCTGCGCGCTGGGCATCACGGCCATCACCGTGTCCCAGTCGGACCGCTTCTCCACGCCCCAGTACCGCGCTGTGCGGGCAG GCGTGTTCCTGGGCCTGGGGCTCAGCGGGATGGTTCCCAccctgcacttcctgctggtcgaggggctggcccgggcggCGAGGACGGGGCAGATTGGCTGGCTCTTCCTCATGGCGCTGCTCTACATCCTGGGCGCGGCGCTGTACGCCGCCCGCGTGCCCGAGCGCTTCTTCCCCG TTCCACTCCCACCAGATCTTCCACGTGCTGGTGGTGGCAGGCGCCTGCGTCCATCTCCACGGGGTCTCCCAGCTCCAGGCCTTCCGCTCCTCGCTGGGGGGCACCTGCAGCCAGAGCACCGTGCTGTGAGCCCCCTGCCCCGAGGcgccagaccccacccccacgccaGGCCGCCGGATCCGACCCACAGGCCGTGGCCgagcacctgctcctgccctgggggcgtggcctcagaggccacccaAGGAGTGCTGCCACTGAGGGGCGTGGCCTCTGGCACCAAGCACCCAATCGCAGCGCTGGATTCAGGGCCTGACACACCGACCAATCCCGTCCTCCAGCAGCTAATCACAGGACAGAGCGCGGGACCTCAGGTGACCACCAGCCCATTGGCCCACCAGGAGGGTGGCCTGGGACACCGACCAACCAATGACAGAGTAGTGATGTCATAG